The nucleotide sequence TTCTAGGGCTGCGTGGTTGAGGGCTTCGGCCACAGATAGATAGGCATCCGAGAGGCGCACGTATTTGCCCACCAGAGCAATGCGAAGCTGATGTTGTGGGTTGCGCAGGCGTTCGACTAGAGAACCCCAAGAGTTTAAATCGGGCGATCGCTGGTTCATGCCCAACCGTCCCAAAACCTGTGTGGCCAGCCCTTCTTTTTCTAAGGTTAAGGGCACATCGTAAATACTGGGAGCGTCGATCGCCGGAATCACCGCCTCGAACGGCACGTCGCAAAACTCGGAAATCTTAGTCTTGATGCCGGGGTGTAGGGGGCGATCGCAGCGACAAATCAGCAGATCGGGTTGAATGCCGATGGAGCGCAATTCTTTGACTGAATGCTGCGTGGGCTTGGTTTTCATTTCCCCAGCCGTCTCGATCATGGGCACTAGGGTGACGTGAACGAACATCGCATTCTCGCGTCCGACATCCTTGCGAAACTGCCGAATGGCTTCCATAAACGGCAGAGATTCGATATCGCCCACCGTGCCCCCCACTTCCACAAGCACCACGTCGGGATTGGTGTTGAGGGCCACCCGCTGGATGCGCTCCTTAATTTCATTCGTGATGTGAGGGATCACCTGTACGGTACCGCCGCGATAGTCCCCCCGCCGCTCTTTATTCAAAACTGCTTGGTAAATCGCTCCGGTGGTGACGTTATTGAGCTTCGACATGTTGGTGTCGGTGAAGCGCTCGTAGTGCCCTAGGTCGAGATCGGTTTCGGCCCCATCGTCGGTGACAAAGACTTCGCCGTGCTGGTAGGGGCTCATTGTACCGGGATCGACGTTGATGTAGGGGTCGAGCTTGAGAATCGAAACCGAGTAGTTGCGGGCTTTGAGCAGAGTGCCCAAGCTGGATGCCACAATCCCTTTGCCAATACTGGAAACCACTCCCCCCGTAATAAAGATAAATTTCGCCATTGCAACCCTCCTGCCCGCCTAAAATCGCTAATTCCCGCTCAACTCGCCAATTATAGAAGCGCATCCCATCTCGTGCTAGGGGAACTGAACGCGAGCGCCCCCGAGTGAGTTCTAGTCAGCCCCCTCAAGCTCGCGCAACGCGGTAGAGCAATCCAGCTCCCACCACCATTCCCATCCCGTTGGGCAGCCAAGCCGCTGCAATGGGGGCGATCGTACCTGCTTGCCCCAATCCCTGAGAGATGGAGAGAAGCGCGTAATAGCCAAAGATAACCAGAATGCTGAGCCCAAAGCCGAGGGCAGAGCTGGTGCGCTGCAGCCTCATACCCAGAGGAGTGCCGATAAAGGCAAACACCAAACAGGCAAACGGAATCGAATACTTGAGCTGTAAAACCAGCCTCAGTCTCTTGACCCGCCGAGGTTGCCCCGCCGCCTGCTGCAGTTGAATCTGGTCTTGCAATTCGGGAATGGTCATCTCGTCAGAGCTCCGACTGAAGCCCAGGTCTAGAGGAGCGCGGGGCAAATCTACGAGGCGCTGCTCGAAGGGCAGAATATCGCGGTAAGTTCCATCGGAATTGAGGATGTAGAGAGTTCCGTTGGTGAACAGCCACGCCCCATCGGTGTCCTGCCAGGAGCCCTCCTGGGCCACTACAATCTGGCGAGAGTCGGTTTGGGAAAAGTCGAGAACGGTGATGCCCCGCATCAGATCGCCATCAAACCGACGGGCGTAAAACATGCGGTTGAGCCCTTCCTCATCTGCTCCGACGTTTTGGGTGCGATCGCCAAATTCTTGGTAAAGAATATTGTTGCTGCGAATGCGTCGGTGTTGCCCGAGCACCGTTGCGAGCAGTTCCTCCGCCTGATGGTTGGCTTGAGGGACAATGGCCTCGTTAAACAGGAAGGTCAAGCCAGTCACAACGATTCCGAGGGCGATCGCGGGGGCTAGCAGTCGATGGGGGCTAACGCCGCAACTGCGCAGAGCAGTGAGTTCGCTGTCTCCAGATAGGCGATTGTAGGACATCAAAGTAGACAAGAGCATCGCCATGGGAAAGGTCAAGACAATAATGCTCGGAGCCTGCAAGAAGTAGAGATGTAAGGCAACCGGAATGGGCATGCCCTTGTCGCCCACCAGCCGAATGATTTCGAATAGAGACCCGATCGCCGTTCCGACTGAGGTAAAGGCAACGACGCCAAACAAAAAGGGCAACAACATTTCGGCCAGCACGTAGCGATCGAGCAGGCCGAAGTTGAGTCCGATGGGGAAAGCGCGGTGGAAAGAATTGCGTGCAATCACAGTGGAAACGGGTAGGGTGAGGTCTGCAGCAGCAGAGCGAGGTATCGTCTTAACGATCTAGCCGCCGTAATTCCAACCGGTCGATTCCAGCAATAACGGATCGCCATCGCGGTGAACGCCAGACGCGATGACCTCTCCTAGAAACACCGTATGGTCCCCCTGAGGCAAAGACCCCACCACCTTGCACTCCACATAACCGAGCGCATCGGAAATAATGGGACATCCCGTCTCGCCAAGATAAAACTCGACATCGTCAAACCGATTGCCATTGCGCTTGAGCGGTTGGAAAAACTTTTGGGCTACATCCTTCTGCCCCACTTCCAAAACACTGAGGGCAAAGACCCCACTTGACTCAACCATGCCGTGAGAGCGGTTATCCTGCCGCACCGCATTCACAAGCATTGGCGGCTTGAAAGAAGTCTGCATCACCCAACTGGCCGTATAGCCATTGACCTCTTCCTCTTGCTTTACCCCACAGATATACAGTCCGTGGGGAATCTTCCGAAGCATTGTCTTCTTGGCTTGTTCGTCCAACACAGCAGCTACTCCCAGCACTAAATGGCCTTCTCTCACGCTACCAAATCGCGATCGCAAACCGCTGACCGCAAAAATATAGATCGCCCGCAAACTGTCAGTCGTCGTCGACGTCCGAGCTCACTTTAAAGATTTCGCCAAACACCTTCCGCACTTTGTAGCCCGAATCAATGGATTCTAGTGGATCTTTGCGCAAGCGGTGCCGCAAACACAGCACAATCACGCGACGGATATCGTCCACCTCCACCTCAGTGCGCCCTTCCCAAGCCGCCAGTGCCTTTGCCGCCCGATTCGTGACAATATCCCCCCGCAATCCATCCACATCGAGCTCGGAACAGACTTCCGAAATCTTGAGACGCAGCTCGCGGTCGATCGTCACCCTCGGCAGCAGCTTGCGGGCCTCCTCCAGAGTCTTGCGAATTTCCTGCTGCTGGATTTCATACTCCAGCAAAAATTCTTCCGGTGCTGCATCGAATTGAGTTCGCTGCTCCACAATCTGAACGCGGAGGTCGGGCTGGCGCACGGTGTGAATTTCGGCGTGCATGCCAAACCGGTCTAATAACTGAGGCCGCAATTCCCCCTCTTCGGGGTTGCCGGAGCCCACCAACACGAAGCTGGCGGGGTGGCGGATCGAAATGCCTTCCCGCTCGACGGTGTTCCAACCGGATGCCGCCGAGTCGAGCAGGACATCCACGAGGTGGTCGTCTAACAGATTGACCTCGTCTACGTACAAAATGCCGCGATTGGCCTTGGCCAACAAACCGGGTTCGAAAGCTTTTACCCCTTCAGACAGGGCTTTCTCAATGTCAATCGTGCCGCAGACGCGGTCTTCAGTTGCCCCCAATGGCAAGTCCACCATCGGTACCTGCTTGTGGGCGACCGTTACCTCTTTGCCTGCTTCCACCCGCCCCCAAGCCTCGTCACTCATCAATTCCCGCTGCGAGGGATGGCTGTTAAACGGATCGTCGGCAATCACTTCAATTTCGGGCAGCAGGTCGGCCAAGGCGCGAATGGTGGTGGATTTTCCCGTACCGCGATCGCCCATGATCATGACGCCGCCCACTTTGGGATCGATCGTATTTAGGATCAGGGCCAGCTTCATTTCCTCTTGGCCCACGATCGCCGTAAACGGAAACACGGGACGCTTCTTAGTTTTGACGGCAGTGGGACGGTCTGGAGCAACAGTAGGGGGCATTATCAAAGCGATGTATCTTCAACGCTCTTATTATGGCTCCCAACGGTCCGTCTCCCTCACCGCCGCGCCAAATCCATGGGGCTAGCTAAATATCTTCTAGAGCTCGATCGTTGGGACCCCACCCCCTTCAACCCAGTACTCTGCACTGACAGCCCCATTAAACCTTAAGAGATCTTTGCGGTTTACCCGGATGGGTCTCAATTGGGGTGCAATAAATGTTTAGAAGAATGAATAAAAATAAATTTTAATTTCAGTTTATGGGGCTAACCATGAATGTAAAGGCGTCCAAACCTTTGCTAGTTGTTGAAGATAGTGATGAAGATTTTTATGCCTTGCAGCGGGCAATACAGCGGGTTTGCGATCGCCCGAACATCTATCGCGGCACGGATGGCGATCGGGCCCTCGATTTTATCTACGGACTCGATTTTATCTACGGAGAAGTCAACTACATTACTCTCCAAAAGAGAGCTCTTCGTCCTTCGGCAATCTTGCTCGATCTAATACTCCTCCACCCCTGCCCCCCGATCGAACCTTGCTTCAACCCGCGCTCTGATGCTGTCGGGATTGACCCACTCAGACTCTCCGATTGCCCTTTTGGAGGTATTGCCCGTATCGAAAAAAAAGATTTTAGATTATCTTAAGAAACATACAAAAACCTCGCTCTCAGGCGCTTCAAAGTTAATTTCGTTGCAAAGTTGAGTTTGCAGTCAGAGGAGGATGGGCTCGTTCTATGCTAATTCGTCACCGCTTAGATGGGTATTCAGTGAAATGATCTCCTCCGCCAGAACGCCTCGGCATTGGGTTTCTGAAGCTAGAGTGTCCCACACATCCGAGCTCAAATCCTTGCTAATTGTGGATGACTGTGAAGAGGACCGAGCCACCTATCGCCACTTTTTATCCAAAGCCCCCCGCGATAACTATCAAATTGTCGAGGTGGACTGCGCTGAGGACGGTCTGGAGTTATGTCGCCAGCAGCAGTTCGACCTTCTATTGCTCGACTTTCGCTTGCCCGAGGTCGACGGTTTGGAGTTTTTGCTCGAACTGCAGAAACAGCGGTTGCCAATGCCCCCGACGATTATGTTGACAGCCTACGGCGACGAAGATGTGGCCGTCAAAGCGATGAAAAGCGGGGCCTGCGATTATCTCGTCAAGGGGGATCTCAGGGCGGATGTCCTGCAATTAGCTGCTCGCAATGCGATCGAGCGGGCAGAACTGCAACAACAACTGGAGAAGAGCCGCGAGCAGCAGCGATTAATTGCCACCACAGCTTTACGCATCCGTCAATCTCTCGACCTCGAACAGATTTTGAATACGGCGGTGGTGGAGGTGCGACAGCTCTTGCAATGCGATCGCGCCATTATCTGTCAATTGGATGGCGATGGCAGCAGTACGACAGTAGTGGCGGAATCGGTTGAGTTTGGCTGGAAAGCCATGTTGGGGTGCAATCTGCATCGGCTGAGCTGGCCCATCGGCAATATGGGCGAGGGAAGCGAGGGCTGGCACGAGATTAGCAATATGAGCGCAGTCCCCCTAACAG is from Synechococcus sp. PCC 7336 and encodes:
- the bchI gene encoding magnesium chelatase ATPase subunit I, with translation MPPTVAPDRPTAVKTKKRPVFPFTAIVGQEEMKLALILNTIDPKVGGVMIMGDRGTGKSTTIRALADLLPEIEVIADDPFNSHPSQRELMSDEAWGRVEAGKEVTVAHKQVPMVDLPLGATEDRVCGTIDIEKALSEGVKAFEPGLLAKANRGILYVDEVNLLDDHLVDVLLDSAASGWNTVEREGISIRHPASFVLVGSGNPEEGELRPQLLDRFGMHAEIHTVRQPDLRVQIVEQRTQFDAAPEEFLLEYEIQQQEIRKTLEEARKLLPRVTIDRELRLKISEVCSELDVDGLRGDIVTNRAAKALAAWEGRTEVEVDDIRRVIVLCLRHRLRKDPLESIDSGYKVRKVFGEIFKVSSDVDDD
- a CDS encoding LptF/LptG family permease, which produces MIARNSFHRAFPIGLNFGLLDRYVLAEMLLPFLFGVVAFTSVGTAIGSLFEIIRLVGDKGMPIPVALHLYFLQAPSIIVLTFPMAMLLSTLMSYNRLSGDSELTALRSCGVSPHRLLAPAIALGIVVTGLTFLFNEAIVPQANHQAEELLATVLGQHRRIRSNNILYQEFGDRTQNVGADEEGLNRMFYARRFDGDLMRGITVLDFSQTDSRQIVVAQEGSWQDTDGAWLFTNGTLYILNSDGTYRDILPFEQRLVDLPRAPLDLGFSRSSDEMTIPELQDQIQLQQAAGQPRRVKRLRLVLQLKYSIPFACLVFAFIGTPLGMRLQRTSSALGFGLSILVIFGYYALLSISQGLGQAGTIAPIAAAWLPNGMGMVVGAGLLYRVARA
- a CDS encoding CTP synthase — protein: MAKFIFITGGVVSSIGKGIVASSLGTLLKARNYSVSILKLDPYINVDPGTMSPYQHGEVFVTDDGAETDLDLGHYERFTDTNMSKLNNVTTGAIYQAVLNKERRGDYRGGTVQVIPHITNEIKERIQRVALNTNPDVVLVEVGGTVGDIESLPFMEAIRQFRKDVGRENAMFVHVTLVPMIETAGEMKTKPTQHSVKELRSIGIQPDLLICRCDRPLHPGIKTKISEFCDVPFEAVIPAIDAPSIYDVPLTLEKEGLATQVLGRLGMNQRSPDLNSWGSLVERLRNPQHQLRIALVGKYVRLSDAYLSVAEALNHAALELNCNVQIDWISAEDVSAYGPERYLSRVDGAIVPGGFGTRGIEGKVDAIRYARERQLPFLGLCLGMQCAVIEWGLNLAALERANSSEFDPDTPNPVISLLPEQADVIDLGGTMRLGLYPCRLTPGSLAQQLYGEAVVSERHRHRYEFNNAYRDLLTDSGYRVSGTSLDNRLVEIIEYPEHPFFIACQFHPEFRSRPRRPHPLFLGFLKAALGRQRQLEREPAEVSV
- a CDS encoding flavin reductase family protein, with amino-acid sequence MLDEQAKKTMLRKIPHGLYICGVKQEEEVNGYTASWVMQTSFKPPMLVNAVRQDNRSHGMVESSGVFALSVLEVGQKDVAQKFFQPLKRNGNRFDDVEFYLGETGCPIISDALGYVECKVVGSLPQGDHTVFLGEVIASGVHRDGDPLLLESTGWNYGG